The Aedes aegypti strain LVP_AGWG chromosome 3, AaegL5.0 Primary Assembly, whole genome shotgun sequence genome contains a region encoding:
- the LOC23687959 gene encoding cytochrome P450 6a2, producing MSALLIILALTPLFLFIIYVKQKYAYWARRNVPFLKPHFPYGNFEALDRKSIADVAREAYEEMKNRGPFYGAYFFLQPLITITDPDLIKMVLIKDFNTFPDRGLYFNERDDPLSAHMFAIEGNKWRSLRQRLSPTFTSGKMKMMFPTLAAVGDQFSAFLDEEIGSGKVVEVKDFMAKFTTDIIGSCAFGIECNSFKDPHGRFRQFGKMVFETPVHGSLVRFALKSFPEISRRLRIKALHEEASKFFYGVVEDTVKYREKNGVERKDFLSLLIDMKKDGVDFTMDEIAANSFIFFGAGFETSSSNQTFCLYELARNPECQDKARQSVLDALRNHGGMTYDAACDMQYLDQCINETLRLYPSVPVLERRAFQDYKIPGHDVVIPKGMKINIPAYAIQRDERFYPDPDVFNPDRFHQKEVAKRHICTFIPFGEGPRICIGLRFGMMQSRVGLATILSKFRISICSETANPLEYSSKTSVLIPKEGLWLRVDPL from the exons ATGTCCGCGTTGTTGATAATACTTGCACTCACGCCGCTGTTCCTATTCATAATCTACGTTAAACAAAAATACGCCTACTGGGCTCGCCGAAATGTACCGTTCCTAAAACCCCACTTCCCGTATGGAAATTTCGAAGCCCTGGACCGCAAATCCATTGCGGATGTTGCGCGCGAAGCCTACGAGGAGATGAAGAACCGTGGACCCTTCTACGGGGCGTACTTCTTCCTGCAACCGCTGATCACCATCACCGATCCGGACCTGATCAAAATGGTACTCATCAAAGATTTCAACACGTTTCCGGATCGTGGCTTGTACTTCAACGAACGGGACGATCCACTTTCGGCGCACATGTTCGCCATCGAAGGTAACAAGTGGCGGTCGCTAAGGCAACGGCTATCGCCAACGTTTACTTCCGGGAAAATGAAGATGATGTTTCCAACGCTTGCTGCGGTGGGAGACCAGTTTTCCGCGTTTTTGGATGAGGAGATCGGATCCGGGAAAGTGGTGGAAGTTAAAGACTTTATGGCGAAGTTCACGACCGATATCATAGGAAGTTGTGCTTTTGGGATTGAATGTAATAGTTTCAAAGATCCGCACGGTAGATTTAGACAGTTTGGCAAAATGGTATTCGAAACTCCAGTACATGGATCGCTGGTAAGGTTTGCGTTGAAATCGTTTCCGGAGATTAGTAGACGGCTGCGGATTAAGGCTTTGCATGAAGAAGCAAGTAAGTTTTTCTATGGAGTTGTGGAGGATACGGTGAAGTACCGAGAGAAGAACGGCGTCGAAAGGAAGGATTTCTTGAGTTTGCTGATCGATATGAAGAAGGATGGAGTAGATTTCACCATGGATGAAATCGCTGCGAATTCGTTTATATTCTTTGGAGCTGGGTTTGAGACTTCTTCTTCGAATCAAACGTTCTGTTTGTATGAGTTGGCCCGCAATCCAGAATGTCAAGATAAAGCCCGGCAGAGTGTTTTAGATGCTTTGCGGAATCATGGAGGAATGACTTACGATGCCGCATGCGATATGCAGTATCTCGATCAATGCATAAATG AAACACTTCGATTGTATCCATCTGTCCCGGTTCTTGAACGGAGAGCTTTCCAGGACTACAAAATCCCTGGACACGATGTAGTAATCCCCAAAGGAATGAAAATCAATATACCGGCATATGCCATTCAACGAGACGAACGGTTTTATCCTGATCCAGATGTGTTCAATCCAGACCGATTTCACCAAAAAGAAGTAGCCAAAAGACATATTTGCACCTTTATACCGTTTGGAGAAGGTCCAAGAATCTGCATCGGACTACGTTTCGGAATGATGCAGTCAAGAGTAGGCCTGGCTACAATATTGAGCAAATTTCGCATCAGTATTTGCTCGGAAACGGCCAACCCATTAGAGTACTCCAGCAAAACCTCGGTGCTGATACCGAAAGAAGGCTTGTGGCTGCGAGTTGACCCACTGTAG